A window of Diospyros lotus cultivar Yz01 chromosome 14, ASM1463336v1, whole genome shotgun sequence contains these coding sequences:
- the LOC127789644 gene encoding L-type lectin-domain containing receptor kinase IV.1-like isoform X1, whose amino-acid sequence MLLKLLVLLLPLLPQSATADDSHFAFNGFKLANLTLDGLAKFTPRGLLALTNGTKQKTGHAFYPSPIHFKNSPTGSALSFSTTFVFGIIPQYPTLSGHGIVFVVAPQRGLPGGLPSQHLGLFNEFNDGNKTNCVVAVELDTIYNSELKDLNDNHVGIDINGLQSVTAEPASYYVEKTHRFQNLSLISGKAMQVWVEYNGSEKTMEVTIAPIGVEKPSKPLLFLSRDLSPIINQTMYVGFSSSTGSVFTSHYILGWSFKINGQAEPLDLSELPKLPRMAPKKTSKFLTVGLPLISLASVFAAISGVVFLLERRRKFAEVVEEWEREYGTHRFKFKDLYIATKGFREKELLGSGGFGRVYRGVLPTSKLEIAVKRVSHESRQGMREFVAEIVSIGRLRHRNLVPLLGYCRRKGELLLVYDYMPNGSLDKFLYDQPKFTLNWQQRFKVIKGVASGLFYLHEEWEQVVIHRDVKASNVLLDGELNGRLGDFGLARLYDHGTGPQTTHVVGTIGYIAPEHTRTGKASTSTDVYAFGAFLLEVASGRRPIEASSMGGDTVLVDWVFSLWSKGEILRAVDANLGGEYVVEQAELVLKLALLCLQGEPAMRPTMRQVVQYLEGDIGLPELATIGISATELRFSNSEGFSEFALSYPSSMDKGFTGSSSVAESLLSGGR is encoded by the exons ATGCTACTCAAGCTTCTGGTCCTCCTTCTTCCCTTGCTCCCCCAATCTGCGACCGCCGATGACTCCCACTTTGCCTTCAACGGCTTCAAGTTGGCCAACCTGACCCTCGACGGCTTAGCCAAGTTCACTCCCCGCGGCCTCTTGGCCCTCACCAACGGCACCAAACAGAAAACAGGCCACGCCTTCTACCCAAGCCCCATCCACTTCAAGAACTCGCCCACCGGCTCGGCTCTCTCCTTCTCCACCACCTTCGTCTTCGGCATCATTCCCCAGTACCCCACTCTCAGCGGCCATGGAATTGTCTTCGTTGTAGCTCCGCAACGCGGGCTTCCCGGCGGCCTTCCCAGCCAGCACCTTGGCCTATTCAATGAGTTCAATGACGGCAATAAGACCAATTGTGTTGTGGCGGTGGAGCTCGACACGATCTACAACAGCGAACTCAAAGATCTGAATGACAACCATGTCGGAATTGACATCAATGGACTGCAATCAGTGACAGCCGAGCCAGCGAGCTATTACGTCGAAAAAACCCACCGGTTTCAGAACCTGAGCCTGATCAGCGGCAAAGCGATGCAAGTCTGGGTGGAGTACAATGGCTCGGAGAAGACAATGGAAGTCACAATCGCTCCGATCGGTGTTGAAAAGCCGTCAAAGCCTCTTCTGTTTTTGTCTCGAGACCTTTCTCCGATCATAAACCAGACCATGTACGTCGGCTTCTCCTCCTCCACCGGCTCAGTCTTCACATCCCACTATATTCTCGGCTGGAGTTTCAAGATCAACGGCCAGGCCGAACCGCTTGATCTTTCTGAGCTTCCGAAGCTTCCACGAATGGCACCCAAGAAGACATCCAAGTTTTTGACAGTTGGGTTGCCTCTGATTTCCTTGGCTTCGGTGTTCGCCGCTATTTCCGGCGTGGTTTTCCTTCTGGAAAGGAGGAGAAAGTTCGCCGAAGTGGTGGAAGAATGGGAACGTGAGTATGGCACTCATAGATTCAAGTTCAAAGATCTATACATCGCCACTAAAGGATTCAGAGAGAAAGAGCTTCTCGGAAGTGGCGGATTTGGGAGGGTTTATAGAGGAGTATTACCAACTTCAAAGCTTGAGATTGCAGTGAAGAGAGTCTCCCATGAATCCCGGCAAGGAATGAGGGAATTTGTGGCCGAAATCGTCAGCATCGGCCGGCTCCGGCACCGGAACTTGGTCCCGCTCCTAGGCTACTGCCGGCGCAAAGGCGAGCTCCTTCTGGTCTATGATTACATGCCCAATGGAAGCCTTGACAAGTTTCTCTATGACCAACCAAAATTCACCCTCAATTGGCAGCAAAGATTTAAAGTCATCAAGGGTGTGGCGTCTGGGCTGTTTTATCTACACGAGGAATGGGAGCAAGTGGTGATCCACAGAGATGTCAAGGCCAGTAATGTTTTACTAGACGGCGAACTGAACGGAAGATTGGGCGATTTTGGGCTTGCAAGATTATACGATCATGGAACTGGTCCTCAGACCACTCATGTCGTCGGAACTATTGG GTATATTGCGCCGGAGCACACCAGAACCGGCAAGGCCTCGACAAGCACGGACGTGTACGCGTTTGGGGCGTTCTTGCTAGAGGTGGCCAGCGGGCGGCGCCCAATAGAGGCCAGCAGCATGGGGGGAGATACGGTGCTGGTTGATTGGGTATTCTCTTTATGGAGCAAAGGCGAGATTTTGCGGGCGGTGGATGCCAATTTGGGAGGGGAGTATGTGGTTGAGCAAGCGGAGTTAGTATTGAAGTTGGCGTTGCTGTGCTTGCAAGGTGAGCCGGCGATGAGGCCGACGATGCGACAGGTAGTGCAGTACTTAGAGGGAGATATTGGCCTGCCGGAGCTGGCGACGATCGGCATCTCGGCGACTGAGCTCAGGTTCTCAAACTCAGAAGGATTCAGTGAATTCGCTTTGTCGTATCCGTCTTCCATGGACAAGGGGTTTACAGGCTCGTCGTCTGTTGCGGAATCGCTTCTCTCTGGTGGTAGGTGA